The region GTAGTCCATCAGTGCGCGGGTGATGCCGTGGCGAACCGCACCGGCTTGACCCGTTTCACCGCCACCCGTCACGTTGACTTTGATGTCGAACGTAACGCCGTGGTTCGTGAGTTCCAGCGGCTGACGCACGATCATCAGCGACGTTTCGCGCGAGAAGTAATCGGCGATAGGCTTGCCGTTCACAACGATATCGCCCTTGCCTGCCTTGATGAAGACGCGTGCGACGGCGCTCTTGCGGCGGCCCGTGCCGTAATTCCAGTTACCGATCATGTGGGCTCCCCTTAGATCTCGAGCGCTTTCGGCTGTTGTGCCGAATGCGGATGCGTTGCTTCAGCGTAGACCTTCAGCTTCTTGATCATCGCGTAGCCGAGCGGGCCCTTCGGCAGCATGCCCTTGACCGCTTTCTCGAGCGCGCGGCCCGGGAAGCGTTCTTGCATCTTGCCGAACGTCGTTTCATAGATACCGCCCGGGTAACCCGAGTGACGGTAGTACTTCTTGTCAGTAGCCTTGTTGCCCGTGACGCGCAACTTGCCGGCGTTGATAACGATGATGAAATCACCGGTGTCGACGTGCGGAGTGAATTCAGGCTTGTGCTTGCCGCGAAGACGGTGTGCCACTTCGCTGGCGACACGCCCGAGAACCTTATCCGTCGCGTCAATCACGTACCATTCACGCGTAACCTCATGGGCTTTTGCGGAAAACGTCTTCATGATCGATCCAAAAAAATTGCTGCGCCCAATGTGTTTTTTCCTGCTTGTAGTGTGCGCATCGAGGCGCGTGCAGGCTCTCCCTGGTTCTTCCTCCGCGGGCGCGGATGCGGAAAAGCTCTGAATTATAAAGGAATTTGTCACGCCGAGTCAAAGCTTGCAGGGTTTCGGGCGACAAGTTGCGTGCGGCGACGGCCGGATAGCGCCCTTTGACGCTCCTCGTGACACGCCGAACGGCATCGGCTCGGGACCCAAGCGCGGACGAAAAAAAACCCGAACGAGCGGTTCGGGTTTAATCCACCAAAGGAGGAGGCGGAGGAGACAGCGGAGGTTGCAGAGTTGTTGCAACCGATGGGCTCGATTATAGGAGGCGGTCTTGTGCGACGCAAGAACATTTGCATTGCGAAATGCAATCCCATAATGTGGCACGGCGACTTGCAGACCGCAAAATAGCTAATTCTCTTTAAAATCAACCAACCACGCCTTTTTAAGCCAATATATAAGCAGACATCAACTAGAGTAAAAACCCTAAACCGGTCAGGACTTACCCGAATCGGCGGAACATGCCGCACCGCAACACGCAAGCGGTCATTGGGCATAAGTTCCGGCGAAAGTCCCTTCGGGCGGACGCGCAAACACCGGGCTACAATGCGTTTTCGATATAAGC is a window of Paraburkholderia phytofirmans OLGA172 DNA encoding:
- the rpsI gene encoding 30S ribosomal protein S9, with translation MIGNWNYGTGRRKSAVARVFIKAGKGDIVVNGKPIADYFSRETSLMIVRQPLELTNHGVTFDIKVNVTGGGETGQAGAVRHGITRALMDYDATLKPELSKAGFVTRDAREVERKKVGFHKARRRKQFSKR
- the rplM gene encoding 50S ribosomal protein L13, coding for MKTFSAKAHEVTREWYVIDATDKVLGRVASEVAHRLRGKHKPEFTPHVDTGDFIIVINAGKLRVTGNKATDKKYYRHSGYPGGIYETTFGKMQERFPGRALEKAVKGMLPKGPLGYAMIKKLKVYAEATHPHSAQQPKALEI